ATTCATGCGGTCCACAAAATCATAAAtacttaaaatttaaataaaattattCTAAACTTAATCTTCGGGTGACATCATGGTCAATAAAAGAATCTTGCGGTCTTCCTGTGGACATCCCATCAATGTGCGACACATATCTGCGTTTTTACAAAGAACTATATAAGCCTTATTGCTCAGGTGACGTTCCAAATTCATCTCCTTTACCATTTGCCATATCTCGTTCGCAGGAATAGGAGGCATAGTTGAAAGTCGGTTAATTGCATTAGACAAATTGTCCATCCCACCTCTCAACATGTCAGCCATTCCGTCAAGATGATCATGTTTAGACTTTTTATTTCTGATAGGAGTCAGTGTCTCTAGATAGCTACTCGATGTAGGTTCACCATTAGTTGGTTGATTTTGCTTATCCTGTCCATGTTCCTCGGTGTTTTCCAACGAGGCAACATTCACTGAAATCATCTCATCTACCTCATCAATAGTCAACGAACTAGTACTTGATCTTTTCAAATTTTTACGAGCACCTCTTTTTAACATATCTGGTCCAGTCTCAGCATGCTTTCCAGTATCTCGATCCTTTCCATACAGTATTATTAGCTTATCATAATTTCTAATTGACATGGTCCTCAGCTCAGCAGCTGCAGGCTTAGC
The sequence above is a segment of the Lycium barbarum isolate Lr01 chromosome 6, ASM1917538v2, whole genome shotgun sequence genome. Coding sequences within it:
- the LOC132644103 gene encoding uncharacterized protein LOC132644103 — its product is MGMSGFLWDPITNMWDAEPEVWDQLIQAKPAAAELRTMSIRNYDKLIILYGKDRDTGKHAETGPDMLKRGARKNLKRSSTSSLTIDEVDEMISVNVASLENTEEHGQDKQNQPTNGEPTSSSYLETLTPIRNKKSKHDHLDGMADMLRGGMDNLSNAINRLSTMPPIPANEIWQMVKEMNLERHLSNKAYIVLCKNADMCRTLMGCPQEDRKILLLTMMSPED